A region from the Pseudomonas promysalinigenes genome encodes:
- a CDS encoding shikimate 5-dehydrogenase, whose amino-acid sequence MATTPSRDTVLCISLAGRPGTFGVRFHNHLYQQLGLDYYYKAMTTDDLPAAVAGIRALGIRGCGVSMPYKEACLALVDEVDPSAAAIESVNTLVNHAGHLKAYNTDYLAVRQLLEAHEVDPCTAFALRGSGGMAKAVASALRDAGFAEGIIVARNEQAGRQLADACGYRWVPDLGDRCPPMLVNVTPIGMAGGPEANDLAFSEQAIAAAERVFDVVAMPARTPLIQRAEALGKPVITGLEVIALQALEQFVLYTGVRPSPEQVEAAVAYARSAP is encoded by the coding sequence ATGGCGACAACGCCCAGTAGAGACACGGTGCTTTGCATTTCCCTGGCCGGGCGCCCAGGCACATTTGGGGTGCGTTTTCATAACCACCTCTACCAACAACTAGGCCTTGACTACTACTACAAGGCCATGACCACCGATGACCTGCCTGCAGCCGTTGCCGGCATCCGCGCGCTGGGCATTCGTGGTTGTGGTGTGTCGATGCCGTACAAAGAGGCGTGCCTGGCGCTGGTCGATGAAGTCGATCCATCGGCTGCGGCAATCGAGTCTGTCAATACCCTGGTCAATCACGCAGGCCATCTGAAAGCCTACAACACCGACTACCTCGCCGTGCGACAACTGCTTGAGGCGCACGAGGTAGACCCCTGCACTGCGTTCGCCCTGCGTGGCAGTGGGGGGATGGCCAAGGCTGTCGCCAGTGCCCTGCGCGATGCGGGGTTTGCGGAAGGGATCATCGTCGCGCGCAACGAGCAAGCCGGTCGGCAGTTGGCCGATGCTTGTGGCTACCGCTGGGTGCCAGACCTCGGTGACCGATGCCCACCGATGCTGGTGAACGTCACCCCGATCGGCATGGCGGGCGGCCCTGAGGCCAATGATCTGGCCTTCAGCGAACAGGCCATCGCGGCGGCTGAGCGCGTATTCGATGTAGTGGCGATGCCTGCGCGTACGCCATTGATTCAGCGGGCCGAAGCTTTAGGTAAACCCGTCATTACCGGATTGGAAGTCATCGCGCTGCAGGCCCTGGAGCAGTTTGTGCTTTACACCGGCGTTCGGCCAAGCCCGGAGCAGGTGGAAGCGGCGGTGGCCTATGCGCGCTCCGCTCCCTGA
- the gloA gene encoding lactoylglutathione lyase — protein sequence MSLHDLNTLPGVTAQPDAATAQFVFNHTMLRVKNIERSLDFYTRVLGFSLVDKRDFPEAAFSLYFLALVDPAQIPADDAARHQWMKSIPGVLELTHNHGTETDPDFAYHDGNTDPRGFGHICVSVPDVREACARFEALGVPFQKRLQDGRMNHLAFIKDPDGYWVEVIQPTELKG from the coding sequence ATGAGCCTGCACGACCTGAACACCCTGCCTGGCGTTACCGCACAGCCCGATGCTGCGACCGCCCAGTTCGTTTTCAACCACACCATGCTGCGGGTCAAGAACATCGAGCGCTCGCTGGATTTCTACACTCGAGTGCTGGGCTTTTCCCTCGTCGACAAGCGCGACTTCCCCGAAGCTGCTTTCAGCTTGTATTTCCTGGCCCTGGTAGACCCTGCGCAGATCCCTGCCGACGATGCCGCACGCCACCAATGGATGAAGTCGATCCCCGGGGTATTGGAACTGACCCATAACCACGGCACCGAAACCGACCCGGACTTCGCCTACCATGACGGCAATACCGACCCGCGCGGCTTTGGCCACATCTGCGTATCGGTGCCGGACGTGCGTGAAGCCTGCGCCCGCTTCGAAGCCCTTGGCGTACCGTTCCAGAAACGCCTGCAGGACGGCCGCATGAACCACCTGGCATTCATCAAGGACCCGGACGGTTACTGGGTGGAAGTGATTCAGCCAACCGAGCTCAAAGGCTGA
- a CDS encoding histone-like nucleoid-structuring protein, MvaT/MvaU family translates to MSRLAEFRAAEKALQEQMAQLEVLKKDAGLKREIEFEQKLVGLMKSYDKSLRDIIAILDPKADSRSTAPAAKQQRRPRAVKVYANPHSGELIETKGGNHRGLKAWKEQYGADTVESWVR, encoded by the coding sequence GTGTCCAGACTTGCAGAGTTTCGTGCTGCCGAAAAAGCGCTCCAGGAACAGATGGCGCAACTGGAGGTGCTGAAAAAGGATGCCGGCTTAAAACGCGAAATCGAATTTGAACAGAAACTAGTCGGCTTGATGAAAAGCTATGACAAAAGTTTGCGCGATATAATCGCCATTCTCGATCCCAAAGCGGACAGCCGCAGTACCGCCCCGGCCGCCAAGCAACAGCGGCGCCCGCGCGCGGTAAAAGTCTATGCAAACCCACACAGTGGCGAGCTGATCGAAACCAAAGGCGGCAACCACCGCGGGCTCAAGGCCTGGAAGGAGCAATATGGGGCCGATACTGTGGAAAGCTGGGTGCGCTGA